The Aeromicrobium senzhongii genome includes a window with the following:
- the thiM gene encoding hydroxyethylthiazole kinase: protein MTVLSIPVPTDEALTRLRAATPLVQCITNSVVTNFTANALLALGAAPAMVDLPEEAGIFAGVADGVLVNLGTPNAQQQDAARAAVAATDRWVLDPVAIGTLPVRTAMAAELVRARPAIVRGNASEIIALAGAGTGGRGVDSVAGSEDALEAAGQIAREHGTVVAVSGEVDVITDGTRVARIAGGDRLLTLVTGGGCSLGATMAAFLGVCDPLSAAVSASVVHAVAAERAAAGCAGPGSFAVAFLDALAAIGPEDVSDRVSSLA from the coding sequence ATGACCGTCCTGTCCATTCCCGTCCCCACCGACGAGGCGCTGACGCGCCTGCGCGCCGCCACCCCGCTGGTGCAGTGCATCACCAACAGCGTCGTCACCAACTTCACCGCCAACGCTCTGCTCGCCCTGGGTGCGGCGCCCGCCATGGTCGACCTGCCCGAGGAGGCCGGGATCTTCGCGGGCGTCGCCGACGGCGTGCTGGTGAACCTCGGCACCCCGAACGCCCAGCAGCAGGACGCGGCCCGAGCCGCCGTCGCGGCGACCGACCGCTGGGTCCTGGACCCGGTTGCGATCGGGACCCTGCCGGTGCGCACGGCCATGGCGGCCGAGCTGGTCCGGGCCCGCCCGGCGATCGTGCGCGGCAACGCCTCGGAGATCATCGCCCTGGCGGGCGCCGGCACCGGCGGGCGCGGCGTCGACTCCGTCGCGGGGTCCGAGGACGCACTGGAGGCGGCCGGACAGATCGCGCGCGAGCACGGCACCGTCGTCGCGGTCTCGGGCGAGGTCGACGTCATCACCGACGGCACCCGCGTGGCTCGGATCGCCGGCGGCGACCGGTTGCTGACGCTCGTGACCGGCGGCGGCTGCTCGCTCGGCGCCACGATGGCCGCCTTCCTCGGCGTGTGCGACCCGCTGTCGGCGGCCGTCAGCGCCTCCGTCGTGCACGCGGTGGCGGCCGAGCGTGCCGCGGCCGGGTGCGCCGGGCCGGGATCGTTCGCCGTCGCCTTCCTCGACGCGCTCGCGGCGATCGGCCCCGAGGACGTGAGCGACCGCGTCTCGAGCCTCGCGTGA
- the thiE gene encoding thiamine phosphate synthase codes for MISGLHLVTDERLARDRLLAVVGAAVTAGTAVVQVRAKHATARELTETVAVVSAVVSGRALVLVNDRVDVALAARHGGARVDGVHLGQEDLDPVAARALLGPDATVGWTAHAPDHLRAAHALAPGTVDYLGVGLIRPTTSKPDGPAVLGVEGFGAFARAAALPCIAIGGVRLEDVPGVMAAGAAGVAVVSAVSEAADPGQTAARFVAAIAGAR; via the coding sequence GTGATCTCCGGGCTGCACCTGGTCACCGACGAGCGCCTGGCACGCGACCGGCTGCTGGCCGTCGTCGGCGCCGCTGTGACCGCCGGGACGGCCGTGGTCCAGGTTCGGGCCAAGCACGCGACCGCCCGAGAGCTCACGGAGACGGTCGCCGTCGTCAGTGCCGTGGTGTCCGGTCGCGCGCTGGTCCTGGTCAACGACCGGGTGGACGTGGCGCTCGCCGCCCGGCACGGCGGGGCCCGCGTGGACGGGGTGCATCTCGGCCAGGAGGACCTCGATCCGGTCGCGGCCCGAGCCCTGCTGGGACCGGACGCGACCGTCGGCTGGACCGCGCACGCGCCCGATCACCTGCGCGCCGCGCACGCGCTGGCGCCGGGCACGGTCGACTACCTGGGAGTCGGCCTGATCCGTCCCACGACCTCCAAGCCCGACGGTCCGGCGGTCCTCGGGGTCGAGGGGTTCGGAGCGTTCGCCCGGGCGGCGGCGTTGCCGTGCATCGCGATCGGTGGCGTGCGACTGGAGGACGTCCCCGGCGTCATGGCCGCCGGAGCGGCGGGGGTCGCCGTCGTGTCCGCCGTCTCGGAGGCCGCCGACCCGGGACAGACCGCCGCGCGCTTCGTCGCGGCGATCGCGGGTGCCCGATGA
- a CDS encoding GyrI-like domain-containing protein, producing MKLDVKKQIATYRAPRGRFEIVTVPPQTFLMVDGHGDPNSDPRYEEALGSLYPVAYALKFLSKTELDLDYVVPPLEGLWWSDDPATFTSARDKSRWSWTMMIVAPDWITDYHLDRACSSVAAKGGAPLLDEVRLESLDEGRCVQTLHVGPYDAEGPVLAAMHDEFIPAHGLRMTGRHHEIYLGDPRRTAPERLRTILRQPVEANEP from the coding sequence GTGAAGCTCGACGTGAAGAAGCAGATCGCGACGTACAGGGCGCCCCGAGGCAGGTTCGAGATCGTCACCGTGCCTCCGCAGACCTTCCTCATGGTCGACGGGCACGGCGATCCCAACAGCGACCCGCGGTACGAGGAGGCCCTCGGGTCGCTGTATCCCGTGGCGTACGCGTTGAAGTTCCTGAGCAAGACCGAGCTGGACCTCGACTACGTCGTGCCGCCGCTCGAAGGGCTGTGGTGGTCGGACGACCCGGCAACGTTCACCAGCGCGCGCGACAAGTCCCGGTGGTCCTGGACGATGATGATCGTGGCGCCGGACTGGATCACCGACTACCACCTGGACCGGGCCTGCTCGAGCGTGGCGGCGAAGGGTGGCGCTCCGTTGCTCGACGAGGTGAGGCTCGAGTCGCTCGACGAGGGACGCTGCGTCCAGACCCTGCACGTCGGTCCGTACGACGCCGAGGGTCCCGTGCTGGCGGCCATGCACGACGAGTTCATCCCGGCGCACGGACTGCGGATGACCGGCCGCCACCACGAGATCTACCTCGGCGACCCGCGCCGGACCGCGCCCGAGCGCCTGCGGACGATCCTGCGCCAACCGGTCGAGGCGAACGAGCCCTGA
- a CDS encoding FAD-binding dehydrogenase, translating into MSFTPDVIVVGAGLAGLVATHELAQAGKRVLVVEQENRNNLGGQAFWSLGGLFFVDSPEQRRTGIKDSPALAMQDWFGSAGFDRLQDEDVWGRRWAKAYVTWAAGGKRDYLRRLGHRVMPMVGWAERGSGSATGHGNSVPRFHLTWGTGPRLVDTFAEPVLKAETGGLVQFAFRHQVDDLILEKGAVVGIRGSVLEPDESERGVKSSRTVVGEFEHRAGAVVVTSGGIGHNHALMRANWPTERLGEAPEHLISGVPAHVDGRMLEITERAGGRIVNRDRLWAYTEGVTNWDPIWPDHGIRILPGPSSMWFDANGQRLTGMSGVPGADTNGAMKQILATGHDYSWFVLTQSIIEKEFALSGSEQNPDLTGRDIKFLIKSRLAKGAPGPVEKFKQHGVDFVVAPSLDDLVVGMNEIARGPQLDPTILERQIVARDREFDNPFTKDVQVMAIHNARRSRMDKIVRVAKPHRILDPAHGPLIAVRLNILSRKTLGGLQTNLASQVLGADGLPVPGLYAAGEVAGFGGGGVHGYNALEGTFLGGCIFSGRAAGRSLARA; encoded by the coding sequence ATGTCGTTCACCCCTGATGTCATCGTCGTCGGCGCCGGCCTGGCCGGACTGGTCGCCACCCACGAGTTGGCACAGGCCGGCAAGCGCGTCCTCGTGGTCGAGCAGGAGAACCGCAACAACCTCGGCGGGCAGGCCTTCTGGTCCCTCGGCGGGCTGTTCTTCGTCGACAGTCCCGAGCAGCGCCGGACCGGCATCAAGGACTCCCCGGCGCTGGCGATGCAGGACTGGTTCGGCTCGGCCGGCTTCGACCGCCTCCAGGACGAGGACGTGTGGGGCCGCCGCTGGGCCAAGGCCTACGTGACCTGGGCTGCCGGCGGCAAGCGCGACTACCTGCGGCGACTGGGCCACCGGGTCATGCCGATGGTGGGCTGGGCCGAGCGTGGCAGCGGCTCGGCCACCGGACACGGCAACTCCGTGCCCCGGTTCCACCTGACGTGGGGCACCGGGCCGCGCCTGGTCGACACGTTCGCCGAGCCGGTGCTGAAGGCCGAGACGGGCGGACTCGTCCAGTTCGCCTTCCGCCACCAGGTCGACGACCTGATCCTCGAGAAGGGCGCCGTGGTCGGCATCCGCGGATCGGTGCTGGAGCCGGACGAGTCCGAGCGCGGGGTGAAGTCCTCGCGCACCGTGGTGGGCGAGTTCGAGCACCGTGCCGGAGCGGTCGTCGTCACGTCGGGCGGCATCGGCCACAACCACGCGCTGATGCGCGCCAACTGGCCGACCGAGCGACTCGGCGAGGCCCCGGAGCACCTGATCTCCGGCGTCCCCGCCCACGTCGACGGGCGGATGCTCGAGATCACCGAGCGCGCCGGTGGCCGCATCGTGAACCGCGACCGGCTCTGGGCGTACACCGAGGGCGTCACCAACTGGGATCCGATCTGGCCCGACCACGGCATCCGCATCCTTCCCGGCCCCTCGTCGATGTGGTTCGACGCGAACGGCCAGCGACTGACCGGCATGTCCGGGGTCCCGGGCGCGGACACCAACGGTGCGATGAAGCAGATCCTGGCGACCGGCCACGACTACTCGTGGTTCGTGCTGACGCAGTCGATCATCGAGAAGGAGTTCGCCCTGTCGGGCTCGGAGCAGAACCCCGACCTCACCGGCCGCGACATCAAGTTCCTCATCAAGAGCCGGCTGGCCAAGGGCGCCCCCGGACCGGTCGAGAAGTTCAAGCAGCACGGCGTCGACTTCGTCGTGGCCCCGTCCCTGGACGACCTCGTCGTGGGGATGAACGAGATCGCGCGCGGGCCCCAGCTCGACCCGACGATCCTCGAACGCCAGATCGTGGCGCGTGACCGCGAGTTCGACAACCCGTTCACCAAGGACGTCCAGGTGATGGCGATCCACAACGCCCGTCGCTCGCGGATGGACAAGATCGTGCGCGTCGCGAAGCCGCACCGGATCCTCGATCCGGCCCACGGTCCGCTCATCGCGGTGCGCCTCAACATCCTGTCGCGCAAGACGCTCGGCGGATTGCAGACCAACCTCGCATCGCAGGTGCTCGGTGCCGACGGCCTGCCCGTGCCGGGCCTCTACGCCGCGGGCGAGGTCGCCGGGTTCGGTGGCGGTGGCGTCCACGGCTACAACGCCCTCGAGGGCACGTTCCTGGGCGGCTGCATCTTCTCCGGCCGCGCGGCCGGGCGATCGCTCGCGCGGGCCTGA
- a CDS encoding bifunctional hydroxymethylpyrimidine kinase/phosphomethylpyrimidine kinase, translated as MTPRVLSIAGTDPTGGAGIQADLKTIAAFGGYGMAVVTALVAQNTRGVRSVHVPPPAFLTEQLDAVSDDVTIDAVKLGMLHSPPLIEVVMAWLERARPPIVVLDPVMVATSGDRLLDAQAELAIRRLCERVDLVTPNLPELAVLVGGPEATTWAGAVAQARTLATAADTVVLLKGGHLEGASSADAVVTADAVLPVEGRRVTTTTTHGTGCSLSSAMATLAASGLSWFDALGQAKEWLTGAIEHGAELEVGRGNGPIDHFHQLRQHVPHLRGTNSWTARAWRDSEPIRARVDACEFVRRLGDGSLEPDRFAWYLGQDALYLAEYAELLAHAGELAGTPEERAFWEHGSDAAVEEARLHRTWVTELPEPAPATRAYLDHLHATARRDGHEALVAALLPCYWLYADLGRRLAAQGRPGHPFGDWLRTYADPAFLEAAEAARSIVDRVADAAPPDRRTTMAAAFDASMRHELAFFEAP; from the coding sequence ATGACCCCGCGCGTGCTGAGCATCGCCGGCACCGACCCGACCGGTGGCGCCGGGATCCAGGCCGACCTCAAGACGATCGCCGCGTTCGGCGGGTACGGGATGGCGGTGGTGACCGCCCTGGTCGCCCAGAACACCCGAGGGGTCAGGTCGGTCCACGTCCCACCGCCGGCCTTCCTGACCGAGCAGCTCGATGCCGTCTCCGACGACGTCACGATCGACGCGGTCAAGCTGGGGATGCTGCACTCGCCGCCCCTCATCGAGGTGGTCATGGCCTGGCTCGAGCGGGCTCGGCCGCCGATCGTCGTGCTCGATCCGGTCATGGTCGCCACGAGCGGCGACCGGTTGCTCGACGCGCAGGCCGAGCTCGCGATCCGACGACTCTGCGAGCGGGTCGATCTCGTGACGCCGAACCTGCCCGAGCTGGCCGTCCTCGTCGGTGGCCCGGAGGCGACGACGTGGGCCGGGGCGGTCGCCCAGGCACGAACGCTCGCCACCGCGGCCGACACGGTCGTGCTGCTGAAGGGCGGACATCTCGAGGGGGCGAGCTCGGCCGATGCCGTCGTGACCGCGGACGCGGTGCTGCCGGTCGAGGGCCGCCGGGTGACCACGACGACCACCCACGGCACGGGATGCTCGCTGTCGTCGGCGATGGCGACCTTGGCGGCGTCCGGGCTCTCGTGGTTCGACGCTCTCGGCCAGGCGAAGGAGTGGCTGACCGGGGCGATCGAGCACGGAGCCGAGCTCGAGGTCGGTCGCGGCAACGGCCCGATCGACCACTTCCACCAGCTGCGCCAGCACGTGCCGCACCTCAGGGGCACCAACTCGTGGACGGCACGCGCCTGGCGCGACAGCGAGCCGATCCGCGCGAGGGTCGATGCCTGCGAGTTCGTGCGGCGCCTCGGGGACGGCTCGCTCGAACCCGACCGATTCGCCTGGTACCTCGGCCAGGACGCCCTCTACCTGGCCGAGTACGCCGAGCTGCTGGCCCACGCGGGCGAGCTGGCGGGTACGCCCGAGGAGCGGGCCTTCTGGGAACACGGCAGCGACGCGGCCGTGGAGGAAGCTCGACTGCACCGGACGTGGGTCACCGAGTTGCCGGAGCCCGCGCCGGCGACCCGCGCGTACCTCGACCACCTGCACGCCACGGCGCGACGGGACGGCCACGAGGCCCTGGTGGCCGCGCTGCTGCCCTGTTACTGGCTCTACGCCGACCTGGGCCGGCGGCTGGCAGCGCAGGGCCGTCCGGGCCATCCGTTCGGGGACTGGCTGCGGACCTATGCCGATCCGGCGTTCCTCGAGGCGGCCGAGGCGGCACGCAGCATCGTCGACCGCGTCGCCGATGCGGCACCACCGGATCGACGCACCACCATGGCCGCCGCGTTCGACGCCTCGATGCGCCACGAGCTGGCGTTCTTCGAGGCGCCGTGA
- a CDS encoding inositol monophosphatase family protein: MNVTPDDVKLATELVVEAAALAARIRAEDDLQTRSKTSVSDIVTAADYAAEARIVERLDRERPEDGLLGEEGTAREGTSGRRWVIDPVDGTYNFASGFDYWCSAIALADGDRPLLGAVAHHATGTVVVGGPGVPTTINGEPVTPIEDAPVSQLAVATYAHPAFIVDHPGFAAWRRAAALPATIRMLGSGSMDLVGVATGRLGCWFQHSTPDWDWLPGIALVLGAGGVTERIEVDGLLWSVAGAPTGVGQIVDALRGEAS; the protein is encoded by the coding sequence ATGAACGTGACCCCGGACGACGTCAAGCTGGCGACCGAGCTGGTCGTCGAGGCGGCCGCCCTCGCCGCCCGGATCCGGGCCGAGGACGACCTGCAGACCCGCTCCAAGACCAGCGTCTCCGACATCGTGACCGCCGCCGACTACGCGGCCGAGGCGCGCATCGTCGAGCGTCTCGACCGCGAGCGTCCCGAGGACGGGCTGCTCGGCGAGGAGGGCACCGCCCGTGAGGGCACCTCCGGCCGCCGCTGGGTCATCGACCCGGTCGACGGCACGTACAACTTCGCCTCGGGCTTCGACTACTGGTGCTCGGCGATCGCCCTGGCCGACGGTGACCGGCCGCTGCTGGGCGCCGTCGCCCACCACGCGACCGGGACGGTCGTGGTCGGTGGACCCGGCGTGCCCACGACCATCAACGGCGAGCCGGTCACGCCCATCGAGGACGCCCCGGTGTCCCAGCTGGCCGTCGCCACCTACGCCCACCCGGCCTTCATCGTCGACCACCCCGGCTTCGCCGCCTGGCGCCGCGCCGCGGCGCTGCCGGCGACCATCCGGATGCTCGGATCGGGCTCGATGGACCTCGTCGGCGTGGCCACGGGCCGACTCGGCTGCTGGTTCCAGCACAGCACGCCCGACTGGGACTGGCTGCCCGGAATCGCGCTGGTCCTGGGGGCCGGCGGCGTCACCGAGCGCATCGAGGTCGACGGCCTGCTGTGGTCGGTCGCGGGCGCACCGACCGGGGTCGGCCAGATCGTCGACGCGCTGCGGGGAGAGGCCTCGTGA
- a CDS encoding SGNH hydrolase domain-containing protein, whose amino-acid sequence MTVRAICEVLALAGLALLVLAASLTPAGTPAAADEPQLSSITAAEWDVAPGTHACFPGANPGETELLTCEYGDRGPRLLLIGDSHMRALSPAFRRLAEEGKIRVTLLTRSRCGWTTRRLDHDLPWVPTECEVWREQVQRYVREQKDVRAIITNHRARWMEGTEAQRGPDTVKAWRGALERKIPVIAVSGAPHWPSTPPDCLRKNPEPQQWKDCTAPAREVMAFDWTVPAVDLARRKYGTNAAFRIDMRDVYCPGGVCRTVTPQGQIMYRDEQHLAATYARSLAPLFEKKLRATGVVFSPPREPGTAILAHLIGVLSAIVARTAVVAAVV is encoded by the coding sequence ATGACCGTACGAGCGATCTGCGAGGTGCTCGCGCTGGCAGGCCTCGCCCTGCTGGTTCTCGCGGCGTCCCTGACGCCCGCCGGGACCCCCGCCGCAGCCGACGAGCCGCAGCTGTCGAGCATCACGGCCGCCGAGTGGGACGTCGCGCCCGGAACGCACGCGTGCTTCCCCGGCGCCAATCCCGGTGAGACCGAGCTGCTGACCTGCGAATACGGGGACCGCGGCCCGCGTCTGCTGCTCATCGGCGACTCGCACATGCGGGCCCTGTCGCCCGCGTTCCGGCGACTCGCCGAGGAGGGGAAGATCCGGGTCACCCTGCTCACCCGCTCGCGCTGCGGCTGGACGACGCGCCGGCTCGACCACGACCTGCCCTGGGTGCCGACCGAGTGTGAGGTGTGGCGGGAGCAGGTCCAGCGCTACGTCCGCGAGCAGAAGGACGTGCGCGCGATCATCACGAACCATCGCGCCCGGTGGATGGAGGGCACCGAGGCGCAGCGTGGCCCGGACACCGTCAAGGCATGGCGCGGCGCCTTGGAGCGGAAGATCCCGGTGATCGCCGTGTCCGGCGCGCCGCACTGGCCCTCCACCCCTCCGGACTGCCTGCGCAAGAACCCCGAGCCACAGCAGTGGAAAGACTGCACCGCACCGGCGCGCGAGGTGATGGCGTTCGACTGGACCGTCCCTGCGGTCGATCTGGCCCGCCGGAAGTACGGGACGAACGCGGCGTTCCGCATCGACATGCGCGACGTCTACTGCCCGGGCGGGGTGTGCCGGACGGTGACGCCGCAGGGCCAGATCATGTACCGCGACGAGCAGCACCTGGCGGCCACCTACGCCCGGTCCCTCGCGCCGCTGTTCGAGAAGAAGCTCCGTGCCACCGGGGTGGTCTTCTCTCCGCCGCGCGAACCCGGGACGGCCATCCTCGCCCACCTGATCGGCGTGCTGAGCGCCATCGTCGCGCGCACGGCCGTGGTGGCCGCGGTCGTGTGA
- a CDS encoding PucR family transcriptional regulator produces MTDVSAHRRAIAASLTEGEAALVDTFLVTIASEIPAYESLDERQLQEVRSIIVWTLRRVLELWAEDGTLTDDDIALFRGVGAVRARDGRPLSAVLRAYRVAAGEFLDQMADRFRGDLAAEDVTSLVRVWFAVLDALSEAIYDGYEVTGRSLGADRESSLRALLTDLLLGRQSHAASLAARLRELDAQLPTTFDLVVVEPSRDASAENAAMLVEQALEEHDDAPSVVASIHTVQDGVGVVLLRSVDAPRLAEIVTAHALRAVRHGRVTARTAPRAYRLAAHALRSAPDLAWSQRGVLDDGDLEVLALVAGHGDADPSRAGDAVLGALPDDPEVLTTLWAVLEAGGAAPAASRLHLHPQTVRYRMRRVAALTGRDPRLPWNRYVLQTALLAAPR; encoded by the coding sequence ATGACGGACGTGAGCGCCCACCGCCGGGCCATCGCCGCCAGCCTGACCGAGGGCGAGGCCGCACTGGTCGACACCTTCCTGGTCACGATCGCCAGCGAGATCCCGGCGTACGAGTCCCTCGACGAGCGACAGCTGCAGGAGGTCCGCTCGATCATCGTGTGGACCCTGCGCCGCGTGCTGGAGCTGTGGGCCGAGGACGGGACGCTGACCGACGACGACATCGCGCTGTTCCGCGGGGTCGGGGCCGTCCGCGCCCGCGACGGCCGACCGCTCTCGGCAGTGCTGCGGGCGTACCGGGTCGCCGCGGGGGAGTTCCTCGACCAGATGGCGGATCGATTCCGTGGCGATCTGGCCGCCGAGGACGTGACCTCGCTCGTGCGGGTCTGGTTCGCCGTCCTCGATGCGCTGTCCGAGGCGATCTACGACGGGTACGAGGTCACCGGCCGGTCCCTGGGGGCCGACCGCGAGAGCTCGCTGCGGGCGCTGCTCACCGATCTGCTGCTGGGACGCCAGAGCCATGCCGCGTCGCTGGCCGCGCGACTGCGCGAGCTCGACGCGCAACTGCCGACCACGTTCGACCTCGTCGTCGTCGAGCCGTCGCGGGACGCCAGTGCCGAGAACGCGGCGATGCTGGTCGAGCAGGCGCTGGAGGAACACGACGACGCACCGTCGGTGGTGGCCTCGATCCACACGGTCCAGGACGGCGTCGGCGTCGTGCTCCTGCGGTCGGTCGACGCGCCGCGCCTGGCCGAGATCGTGACCGCACACGCCTTGCGCGCCGTCCGTCACGGCCGCGTGACGGCGCGGACGGCGCCCCGGGCCTACCGACTGGCCGCCCACGCGCTGCGCTCGGCGCCGGACCTGGCGTGGTCCCAGCGTGGCGTGCTCGACGACGGCGACCTGGAGGTGCTCGCGCTGGTCGCGGGACACGGCGACGCCGACCCCTCCCGTGCCGGTGACGCCGTGCTCGGGGCCCTGCCCGACGACCCCGAGGTGCTGACCACGCTGTGGGCCGTCCTCGAGGCCGGCGGAGCGGCGCCGGCGGCGTCCCGGTTGCACCTGCATCCCCAGACCGTGCGCTACCGGATGCGTCGTGTCGCGGCGCTCACCGGGCGCGATCCGCGGCTACCGTGGAATCGCTACGTCCTGCAGACCGCACTGCTGGCCGCACCACGCTGA
- a CDS encoding SGNH hydrolase domain-containing protein, with the protein MPAARLVRRATGVALVVLLGSAVPAVADQPRLSSIVAAEKDVARGTKACFNGSRPGQTKVLTCHYGRKGPRLLVIGDSHMRALSPAFRRLADQGKIRVTLIIRSRCGWSSRVVKNDAKWIRDDCQTWRRNVERYIRKQRNVRAIVTHHRASTMAGTYAQRGPDTVRSWRVALKRRIPVIALAGAANWKSAGPSPTQCLRKNRAPRQWRNCAAPEREVITFDWSVPSVKLARRQYGSRAAFRINLRAAHCPKRVCRVVTPKGQIMYRDHQHLTATYARSLAPLIERRLRATGVVFRAS; encoded by the coding sequence ATGCCTGCTGCCCGACTCGTCCGTCGCGCGACCGGCGTCGCCCTGGTCGTGCTGCTGGGATCGGCCGTGCCCGCCGTCGCCGACCAGCCACGGTTGTCGAGCATCGTGGCCGCCGAGAAGGACGTCGCGCGGGGGACGAAGGCGTGCTTCAACGGCTCGCGTCCGGGCCAGACGAAGGTCCTGACCTGCCACTACGGGCGCAAGGGGCCGCGCCTGCTGGTGATCGGCGACTCACACATGCGGGCTCTGTCGCCGGCCTTCCGGCGACTGGCCGACCAGGGGAAGATCCGCGTCACGCTGATCATCCGCTCACGCTGCGGGTGGTCTTCACGGGTCGTCAAGAACGATGCGAAGTGGATCCGCGACGACTGCCAGACCTGGCGCAGGAACGTGGAGCGGTACATCCGCAAGCAGCGGAACGTGCGGGCGATCGTCACCCACCACCGCGCCTCGACGATGGCGGGCACGTATGCCCAGCGCGGTCCGGACACGGTGAGGTCGTGGCGCGTCGCACTGAAGCGCCGGATCCCCGTCATCGCGCTGGCGGGCGCGGCGAACTGGAAGTCCGCCGGCCCCTCGCCCACCCAGTGCCTGCGCAAGAACCGAGCCCCACGGCAGTGGAGGAACTGCGCGGCACCCGAGCGGGAGGTCATCACGTTCGACTGGTCCGTGCCGTCGGTGAAGCTGGCTCGGCGGCAGTACGGCTCGCGCGCCGCGTTCCGCATCAACCTGCGCGCCGCGCACTGCCCGAAGCGGGTCTGCCGGGTCGTGACGCCGAAGGGCCAGATCATGTACCGCGACCACCAGCACCTGACGGCCACCTACGCCCGGTCGCTGGCGCCGCTGATCGAGCGACGGCTGCGCGCCACCGGGGTGGTCTTCAGGGCCTCGTAG